The sequence CTCGTTCGTGGTCGAAGCCGGAGTGCCCGGCGTCCAGAATGCCTGACCGCACCGTCCGTTCCGGGTGATCGGCGGTTGCCGCCCCGGCGGTCCTGGCTGATCGGCCGTACCCGCTGATCCGGCCGTACCCGCTGATCCGCCGTGCGCGCAGCGGGTCGTGCTGGTGCGGTGCGGTGTGTTGGTGGCGTGTTTGTAGCGCGTCGGTGGGCACCTACCTGGCCGTGGTGCGGGTGGTCGACGCGTTGGAGTGTGCTGGGTGCTGTTGCCCGGGGTGTGTGGGTTTTGCTGCTCTGGTGGGGCCGGTGGTGGTTGGTGGTTGGTTTATTGGCGTTGTGGTGGTGTGGGTGGGGGTGGGGTGTGGGTGGCTGTTGGGGGTGGGATGGTGGTGATCTCTTGGCCGTGGGGGTCGGTGAAGGTCCACCATCGGGGCTGGTCGGGGCTGTGGGCGGGGTGGGCGGTGATGCTGAGGTGGTGTTGGTGGACGAGGGTGTGGTGGTACCAGCACAGCAGGATCGCGTTCTCGGTGCTGGTGTGTCCTTGGTGGTACCACCAGATGCTGTGGTGGATCTCCCCTTGTCCCGGGGGTGCGGTGCAGGAGGGGTATTGGCAGTGCCGGTCCCGGGCGATCACGGCCCGGGTCTGGGCGGGGGTGAATAAGCGTTGGGTGCGTCCGGAGTCCAGGATCTCGCCCTCGGGACCGAAGATGACCCGGTGGAACTCTCCATCGCAGACCAGCTTGGTCAGTTGCCCGTGCGGGATCGGGGTGCCATCAGCAAACGTGGCCGGTGCCGTCCCGCGCAGGAGGTCGTAGTCCAGTCCGGCCGGGATCACCACCCCACCACCGCTGGCATTGGCATCACTGAGGGTGGGTTGGCCGAAGGCGTCTCGGGGGGTGCAGGTGGGTCCGGTGGCGCCGAGGAGGCGTTCGAGGGTGGTGTAGTCGATGGTGATCGCTAGGTGGGGTCGGATCCGGGCTCCGGGTTGCAGGGTGCCGGCATCGAGGAAGGTCCGGCACAGGTGCACCAAGGCATCCGCGCGGCGTTGAGCGGGGGTGCGTTCATCCCCGGCAGCCGGGGTACCGATCACGGCGTCCAGGGCGGTGTTGATCACGGCTCCTTCTTCGGTGCCGAGCCAGCCACGAATATCGGTCCCGTCCAGCACCTGGGAGACGAACAGCTCCCGCGTCGCGCCCTGCTCGCGCCAGTTCCGGTCCCCGGCACCGGGGTCGGTGCGCAGCGCCCAGGTCTTGACCACCCCGGTAAAGTCCTCGGCGTTCATCCGCCCGGCCGCAGCGACGAGGAATCCCTCACCCATGGCCTCGTCCTCGAGCTGGGCCCGTTGGCCCTCGCTCTTGGTGAACCGGGCCAGTACCCGGGCGTGCTCGAGTCCTAACTGCCCCTCAGTCAAGGCTTGGGCGGTCAAGGGGAGGCGCTCGCGTAGGTCGCGGGCCAGCATCCGCGTCGCGTGCGAGGTCGACCGGCGCCGGTGGGTGTGCAGGCTCCACCAGGCGGCGAAGGACTGATACCCGCCCCTGGACCACGCCTGCCCGGAATCGATACCCCCTGCGCACTGGGTCTGCAGCGCTTCCACCGCGCGGGTGACCTGCTCCACCCCGGCGACCACGACCCCGGCATCAGCCTCGGTGAAGGAACCGAACGAGGCCCGCGCCAACACCGACAACTCCTCCCGCACCCCCGCCAGGCGCTCACACACCTGCCCCGCCGTGACCGGGATCTGCGTATCCGTGGTCAACGTCATACCTCATTCACCTCCCTTCCCATATGCCGAATTGTTCTGCTCTACTCTTACGCTTCTACGAACTAGTGTTCGAGGTTTCTGTTTCTACTATACCCACCACCACCGACACCCCATCAAACACCGACACACCCGGATTTGAGAACCGCTGACGAAGCCGAGACTACCGACCCGGGCACGACTATCTTGGACCGCGACGACCAGACGCGAAGGGGTGCGACCACCCCACCACCACGGATCGCGACTACCAGACCTCCAGGGGTGCGACCACCCGATCTGCGCGCCGTTTACTACGATCCTGCCCCACCCGAGGGCTCACACCACCACACCCACGAAGGGGGCTGTGGAAAACCTGGCACCAAGATCCCGAAACACAATCGGGGGTGTGGAAAACGTGGCAATAAGTCCCCGAATCACCGGGAGGGTTGTGGAAAACGTGGCAATATTGGAACGCTTCATTCGCCGCCCTGGATATCTCAATCGATCCTCTAGACCGCGACCGCTCCTTGCTGCGACAAAAATGCTTGATATAGCCGCGCAACATGGCGTTCACGAGCTCATCGGGCCCCGCCACGCGATCACCCGCCCCAGCCGCCACGAGATCGCTGATAGGCGACCCGTCCACGCTCCGTGCACCGCTCCGCCCACCGCGTCGACCGGGCCGAGCACGCCCGCGACTCCCCCAACCAGGCCACGTATCATGGAGGCATGCGAATCGGTATCGGGAGCGACGCCTCCGGCAGCGAGCTCAAGTCTCTGGTCATCACCCATCTGCGCGAGCAGGGACACGACGTCGTGGACTACGGCTTCACGCCGGAGACCGGCGGGGAGGCCGAGTACTCCGCCACCTACGCCCGGGAAGTCGCCCACGCGATCCGCGACGAGACAGTGGAGCGTGGTGTCCTGATCTGCGGAACCGGGATCGGCATCTCGATCTCAGCGAACAAGGTGCGCGGTATCCGCGCCGCGGTCTGCTCTGAGCCGTTCACCGCCCGGCACACTCGGGAGAACAACGGCTCCCAGATCATCGCCTTCGGCGCCTTCGTGGTGGGCCCGGAGATGGCCACCAGCATCGTGGATGCCTTCCTCGGCGCCACGTTCAAGGGGGAGAGCGACCCGGAGTTCGTCGGCCGGTTCAACAAGATCGCTGCCATCGAGAACGAGGAGCTGGCCGCCTCCGAGGCAGCGGCGAGCTAGAACCACACCACCCCGGGCGACATCGCCACGCCGCCCGCTACAGCGCCCGGGCGATACTCCGCCGCAGCAGCAGGCTGCCCAGCAGCAGCACGGCGACCGCCATCGCCACCAGCACTGCGAGCGGGCCGAGGATGTCGCCGAGGCCACCGTCGTGACGCTGGATCTCCGCAAACGCCCGATAGGCCCAGCCGTGCGGGGTGAACGAGGAGACGAACTGCAACGACGCCGGGAAGATCTCCTGCGGCACCATGCAGCCGCCGAGCGCCGCCAGTACCAGGGCGATCCCCACCCCGAACCCGGAGGCTGCACCTTCGTTGTCCAGCAGGGATCCGATGGTCATCGCTGCTCCGGCTGCCACCGCCGCGAACACGGCCAGCACCAGCACGCACAACCAGATGTTCCCCCAGCTCACCCCGAACAGCACAGTGGTGCCGGCCATCACGTAGACCCCTTGGAACAACGCGATGACCCATCGGCCGAATACCTGACCGGCCACCACGGAGACCACCGACACCGGCGCGGCGAGGGTCCGGGCGATCACTCGGTTCCGCCGGGCATCGATCAGCGTTGCCGAGCCGGCCAGGGCGGTCAGGAACACGAACAGCAGCGCCTGGGACGAGGCCCCGACGTCGAACCCGGTCACGCCGGCGAACGCCTGACTGACCTCATCGACATCCACCACCTCCAGGTCCGCCGGTGGCACCTGCTCCTCGGCGTCCTGCCACGCCGCCGCAGCATCTTCCTGGCCCACCCCCGCGTCCGTCAGGGCCGCGACTCCGGCCTGCTCACGGTCCAGCTCGTCCACCCCGGTCTGTACCAGCTGGGCCACGGCCGAGGCATTGCTGGATGCCGCCGAGATCATCTCCAGCTGCACCGGCTCACCGGTATCGAAGGCAGCGGCATCGTCGGCGTCGATCAGCACACCTACATCGGCCCGACCGCGCGCGAGCGTCTCCCGAGCGTCGTCGGCTGAGCTGACCTCCACGGTGAGGTCCCGCTCGGTCAGTTCGGCGGCGATGCGCTGCCCGAGAGCGCTGGAGTCGTCAGTGAGGACCACTCGGCCGTTGCTGGCGCCGCCCCCGAACTGAGCGCCGATCACCACCACCAGCATGAACGGGAAGATGAAGGTGAAGAAGATGTTCGACCGGTCCCGCAGGAATCGGCGCAGCTCCACTGTCGCCACCGCCCACGCCGCGCTCATCGCGCACCTCCCCATGACCCGCACTGCCGCGCGAGCGGCACCACTGCCCCTGCCGCGCTCACTGCGCCACCCCGCGATTCGGGATCAGCCGCGAGGCCACCAGGCACACCACAGCGAAGCCCACCATGATCGCCACCGGCACCCCGATCTCGCCCAGTCCACCGCCGCCGGAGGTGATCCCCAGCCCTCGGGTGAAGGCGGCGATCGGATTCAGGTCCACGATGGTGCCGAGCACCCCCTGCGCGGTGATCGGGAAGAACGCCCCTCCGGACATCCCGAGCACCAGCGCGATGATCGACTGCACCACATTCGCCTGTTCGGCGGTGCGCGCCAGCCGGACCACCACGAACGTCAGCGACGTCGCGGCCAGCACCGCAGCGAGTACCAGCGCCCCCACTGCCGGTACCGAGCCGAAGTCGACCCCGAACAACAGGGACCCCACCGTCAGCAGCACGCTGGTGGCGACCAGCCCCAGCACGAACGCGGTCAGCGCCTTGGCCGCCACGATCGTCGACATCCGCACCGGCATCGACCGCAGCCGCACCAGCGTGCCCTCCTCGCGCTCGGTGATCAGCCCGAGCACTCCGAACCCGACGGTGAACATCAGGAACAGCCCCGCCTGACCAGCGATCAGCATGCCACCGGTGCTCAGCTGCTCCGAGGATGCCTCACCCTGTTCCAGCTGCACCTGAGCCTGCGCCGCAAGCACCTGCTCGGCGAGCACACCGGCGTGCTCGGGATCCAGTCCGGCCGTACCGGCCGCCACAGCGGCCACCGAAGCACCCCGGAACTGCTCCACCACCCCCTGCGCCACGGTGACGAGCACCTGCCCGGACAACCCTGCGCCGTCGCCGATCACGAACCGCACCGGCGCCTCCTCACCGGAAGTGAGCGCAGCGGTGAACCCCTCGGGCACCACCATGCCCAGATCGGCCGAACCGGCCTGAACTTCCGCCCGCGGGTCTTCGCTGTCGATCACGGTCACGTCCACGATGCCGGTGTCGGCCAGAGCATCGACGAGCACACCGGCGAGCTCGTCGTCGGACTCAGCGGACACCGCCAGGTCCACGGGCTCGAACTCCCCCTCGTTCACCCCACCGAGGAGCAGGTTGAGCACGGTCATCAGCGCCAGCGGAACCGCCAGGGAGAAGATCAGCACCGATTTGTCTCGCAGCCGGCGGCGCAGATCCACCGCGGTCATCGTCAGCAGGGCGCGCATGGTCTAGTCCCGCAGCTCCTTGCCGGTCAGATGCAGGAACACCTGCTCCAGATCCGGCCGGGTGATCTCCACATCGGCCAGCTCCAGCTCGCGCGAGGCCGCGGTGACGATCGCGGCCAGGTGCGCGGGTGCGTCCGTCACCGAACACACCACGCCGCCGCTGACCAGATCCACCCGCTGCACCCCGGCCACCTGCTCCAGCGCACGCACGGCGGCGTCGGTGTCCCCGGTTCCGGCCAACCGCACCTGGTCGAGACCGCCGACCAGCCGAATCAGCTCGGCGCGGGTGCCCTCCGCCTGGATCGCGCCGGAGTCGATGATCCCGATCCGGTCGCAGAGCCGCTCGGCCTCCTCCATGTAGTGCGTGGTGTACAGGACCGCCATCCCCTCACCGGAGAGGGGCTTCGACCGACTCCAGGATCGCGTTCCGGGACTGCGGGTCCACGCCCACGGTGGGCTCGTCCAGGATGAGCAGCGCGGGCCGGTGCAACAGCCCGGCGGCGATGTTCAGCCGTCGCTTCATCCCTCCGGAGTACTCCTTCACCGGGTCCTTGGCGCGGTCCGCGAGCCCCACCACCTCGAGCACCTCGTCCACCCGGGCTCGCAGCTCGCTGCCGCGCAGGTTCTGCAGCGCCCCGAAGTAGCGCAGGTTCTCCCGGCCCTTCAGGTCCGGGTAGAGGGCAAGGTCCTGCGGCACCAGCCCGATCCGGGACCGGATCGCCACGTGCCGGGGACCCATCGGCTCACCCAGCAGGGACACGCTGCCGGAGTCCGGGGCGAGCAGACCGGCGATCATCGAGATCGTGGTGGTCTTACCGGCACCGTTCGGGCCGAGCAGCCCGTACGTCTCCCCCGGGGCGATCTGCAGCGAGACTCCGGCCACGGCCTGCAGGCCGCCGAACGAGCGCGTGACGTTGTCCACGCGCACCACCTCGGCGCTGGTCCCGGCTTCTGTCATCGCATGCCCCGTCCCTGGCCGGCCGACGTCTCTCCGCGCCGAATACTACTCACCTGTGCGGGCCGCGTAGGCTCGCCGTGTGTCGCACCCTGCTCGTGGAGACCTGCTCGCCGTGGCCGACCGGGCCCGCAACGGCACCTTCGAAGCTCTCGCCGGCCCGCACTCCTATGACGCGGCCGCTGCCACCGGTTTCCGGCAAGCTGCTGTGCTCGCCCTGTTCACGCCGACGGCGCAGCGCACCGGCGCAGGTCCCCTCGCCGTTGATCAGTCGGTCACCGTGGGTACCGAGTCGGTCACCGCAGCAGGTCAGCCCGCCGCTGCGATCGATGCCGACGACGGCGCAGCCCGGCGGGAGCGGGCATCGGCACCGTCCGAAGCGCTTCTGGATACCGACGTGTTCCTGGTGCAGCGGTCCCCGCTGCTGCGCCACCACCCCGGGCAGATCGCGCTCCCGGGCGGGTCGATCGACCCCGGCGACGACGGACCGGTGGCAGCGGCCCTGCGAGAGACCGAGGAGGAGACCGGCATCAGTGCCGACCAGGTGGAGGTGCTCGGCGAGCTCCCGCCGGTGCTGGTACCGGTGAGCTCGTTCGTCGTCACACCGGTGCTGGCCTGGGCCCCCTCGGTGCGGGCGGGGCGGGTGCTGGATACCGCGGAGGTGCTGCACACGCTGCGCGCGCCGGTCGATGAGCTGCTCGATCCGGCCGCGCGTGCCACGGTGTGGATCGGCGGTCACGGTTCCAGCGGATTCCGGGTGCCGACCGGCTGGGTGTGGGGCTTCACCGGTAACCTGCTGGACCACCTGTTCACCGCGCTCGGCTGGACCCGGGACTGGGACAGCTCGGTGCGGCACACGATGAGCTGGGACGAGGCGCGCGGCGCACAGCTGCTCGGCCACGTACCCTCCCCGGACTGACGCCGGAGGCCAGCGAGACCCGACCGGCCCTGCCTCAGCGCGGACCGATCAGTTCCGCCACCCGACGGTGCGCGATCCGGCGGGCGCGTGCGGGGTCGATCCGGCCATCCTCGGCGACGATGCTCACCGCCAGCCCGTCCAGTAGAGCGAGCAGCTCGGTAGCGTCCTGCTCCGCGGTGTCAGCGCGCCCGCCGGCGGCCGGCAGCAGTAGCCGCAGGCCCGCGCGCATCCGGCCCCACAGGTCGGCATAGGCCGCCGCGGCGGCGTCGTCCACGGTGGCGCGGGCAGCGAGGGCCAACCAGATCCTCGCCACCACATTCTGGGCGTCCGCGGGTAGGAGCCGGTCCACGAGGGCGGACAAGCGCTCGGCCGGGTCCTCGATCTTCTCCAGCTCGCCGTACCGCTCCGCGGCGCCGGTGGCGATCGAGGCCATCGCGGCGGTGAGCATCTCGGCCTTGGTCGGGAAGTGGTGCTGCACTGCGCCCACCGATACCCCGGCGCGGGCGGCGACGGCACGCACGCTCAGCCCCTCGAATCCGGACTCCGCCACGATCGCGATCACTGCAGTCACCACGCCGTCCCGCGCGCTCGAACTCATCGGTACCTGCTTCCGCGATAGGTGCTGTACAGACGCCATGCTGCCATCCCGGCACGGCGGGCCAGCTCGGTGGGCTCAGGTTGCGAGTCCGCGGGTGCGCGGTGCGCCACCGCAGCCACTGCCAGGAGCAGGACGCCCAGCCCGAGCAGCGCCGCCTCGACCGCTTCCATCAGCAGCTCGACCACGACGGTGAGACCTTCGTGCCCTTCGATCGGAATGTCGACGGCACGGGTCACCACACCGAGTACCCCGAACACCAGTCCGCCGAGGATCCAGCCCATCGGCCGGCTCCGGTCCGGCCGGTCGACCAGGGCTGCGACCACCAGCAGCGCGACCGCCACTACCAGGAACAGGAACCGCAGCCACGCCCAGGACCCCATCTGCTCCAGCACGCCCGCCATACCGCCACCGGAGCCCAGGGCGGTAGCGAGACTCGCCCGTTCACCGATCACGCCGATCCCGGAGGCCAACGCGGCCACCACGCAGCCCGCGATCCCCCACCCGAACGCAGCACGCGACCGCCGCCGGTAGCGCACCAGCAGAACTCCCGCCGCGACCGGGGCCAGCAGTCCGAGCAGCTCGATGATGCGGAGCATCACTTCTCCAATACGATCGACATGGTCATGAAGTACGATCGTATGGCTAGGACGACGCGCCGCACAACCCCCTCGCGCCGATGGGAGTGCATGGTGGGTGACCTGAGCGTCGCTCCGCGGCCGTTTCGCGACGGAAATCTCACCCGGCGAGCACAGTCGACGGCGGAGCTCACCTGGGCCAGGTGAGCTCCGCCGTCGTACGTGGTTGCGATGGGCGCCTAGACGCGCCGGAGCACCTCGTCGAAGATCGCATCCAGGTGCGGGTCACCGCCCTGCCGGGCCTCGTCGGCCAGGTACCAGTCCAGGCTCTCGCCGAAACCCTCCTCGAGCGTCGCGGTGGGCGCGAACTCGGGCACCAGGGCGCGGATCTTGCTGTTGTCCAGGACGAAGTCGTTGGCCTTGTCCCCCAGCGCGGAAGCGCCCACGCGTTCGTCGACGGCGGCGATCGCCTCCGCGGGTACGTGCGCGAGCTCTGGCGTCACCCCGAGCAGATCGGCAAGGGTGGTGTAGATCGCGTTCCAGGTGGGCGCCAGATCGGAGGTGATGTGAAATGCCTCGCCGAGCGCCTCGGCCCGGCCGAACAGCCCCACGAAGCCGATCGCGAAGTCCTTCGCCCGGGTCACCGTCCACCGGGTAGTGCCATCGCCGAGCACCACCACCGGGGCACCACGGCGCAGCCGCTCCACGTCGGTCCAGCGCCCAAGCGTGGGAATCCGAGTGCGGTCATAGGTAGCCGAGGGCCGCACCACCGTGACCGGGAAGTCCGACTCCTCGTGGGCCCGCAGGAGCAGTTCTTCGCTGGCCGCCTTGTCCCGGGAGTACTGCCAGTACGGGTTCTCCAGCGGAGTCTCCTCGGTGACCGGAAGCCGTGCCGGCGGGGTCTGGTAGGCGGAGGCAGAGCTGATGTACAGGTACTGGCCGGTGCGCCCAGCGAACAGGTCGACTGCAGTGGCCGCATGTTCAGGGGTGAAGGAGATGAAGTCGGCGACCGAGTCGAAGCTCGCATCCCCGAGCGCAGCACGTACTGCGGCCGGGTCGCGGACATCGGCATGCACGCTGCGCACGCCGCCGGGCAGGCTGCGCACACTGGACTCACCGCGGTTCAGCACGGTCACGTCCCAGCCGCGGGCCAGCGCTACCGGCACACAGGCCGCGCTGATCTGACCGGTACCTCCGACGAACAGCACACGGGGCATGGCTCGCTCCTCTCCGTCCGCCCCGGGCAGGCGGCTCCGTGGTGAACCTACCGCGCCGCCACTCTGCTCGGCTGAGCATCGGGACTCTTGCCCTCGGGATCCGGGCTGCCGACCGGTGGCTCAGGTTCCCGTGAGCGCCTGCGCCGCGGCAGTCAAGGGACCCGGGGTGGTCCGGTAGTAGGCCCAGCGCCCCCGCTGCTCCCTGGTGACGAGTCCGGCGTCGACGAGGAGCTTCATGTGGTGGGAGACGGTCGGCTGAGAGAGCCCCACAGGTTCGGTGAGGTCGCAGGCGCACATCTCGCCCGGGGCGGACCCGCCGATCAGAGAGTACAACTTGACGCGGGTGGGGTCACCGAGCGCCTTGAACACCCGCGCGATCAGTTCGGCGTGCTCGTCGGTCAGCGGCTGCTGGGCCGGGTTGCAGCATCCACTGAGCGCGTCGGCGAGAAGCTCGGGTGCGGTGCCGATGGTCATGACTCCTAGTTTGCACGATGCATTGACACCTGTCGATACGTCGTGCCAGGCTCGACCGCGCACGCATTGAAGTTTGTCGATATGAGGAGGTTGTCATGGAGCTACCAGTGGTGGTGATCGGTGCTGGTCCGCAGGGCCTGGCCGCGGGAGCTCACCTGCTCGAGCGCGGCATCGAGCCGGCGATTTTCGAGGCCGGGCGGCGTGCCGGTGCGGCTGTTTCTGAGTGGGGCCATGTGCGGTTGTTCTCGACGTGGAGCGAGCTGATCGACGCCGCCTCTGAGCGACTGCTGGCAGCTGCAGGATGGCGGCGTCCGGACGAGGGGTATCCCACCGGGGCGGCCTGGGTCGAGGACTACCTGACGCCGTTGGCCGACCTGCTCGGTGATCGGGTGTCACTCGGCGCACGGGTCGTGGGTGTGGCGCGGAACCGTCGCGACCTGTCGGTGGATGCAGGCCGCGACGAGGCTCCGTTCGTCGTCCACGTCCGGCACACCGACGGCCGGGAAGAACGAATCGAGGCCCGCGCAGTGATCGATGCCTCGGGCACCTGGACGAGCCCCGCCCCGGCAGGCGCAGATGGGCTCCCCGCGCTCGGTGAGACAGCGGCGGCCACGGCCGGACTGGTCTCCGCTGGCATTCCTGACGCTGGCGAGGCGGAGGCGTTGGCGGGTGCGCATGTGGTGGTCGTCGGCGCCGGACATTCGGCAGCGACGGCTGTCATCGCGCTCGCTCAGGTGGCGAAGACGCAGCCCGCGATGCGCCTCTCGTGGGTGCTGCGCCGCGGTCAGGTCGGTCAGGCCTTCGGTGGAGGTGACGCGGATGAGCTGCCTGAGCGTGGTGCGCTGGGCCTTCGGGCGAAGCAGGCCGTTGCCGATGGGCTGGTGGAGCTGGTGACCGGGTTCCGCACCGAACGTATCGACAGCGACTCGGGCCGGGCAGTGCTCGTCTCGGAAGACGGGCGCGAGCTGGCTCCGGCGGATCGGGTGTTCGTGCTCACCGGGTTCCGTCCCGACCTGTCGTTCCTGTCGGAGGTACGCCTGGACCTGGATGTGCGGTTGCAGGCTCCTTCACGGCTGGCGGTCGAGGTGGACCCGAACGTCCACTCCTGCGGCAGCGTGCGTGCCACCGGCGCTGCCGAGCTGGCACATCCGGAGGTGGGCTTCTTCATCGTGGGCGCGAAGTCGTATGGGCGGGCGCCGACGTTCCTCGCGCTGACGGGCTTCGAGCAGGTGCGTAGCGTCGTCGCGAGCCTGGCCGGTGACCATGAGGCCGCCGTGCGGGTGGAGCTCGACCTGCCGGACACCGGGGTGTGCGGAGGTAGCGGGGTGTTCGATGCTCCGGCAGAAGTGGACGCCACCGGGTGCTGTGCGCCGCAGCCGCAGCTGGTGCAGCTCGGTGCCCGGGAGCCGGTATGAAACGGGCGCGTCTGGTGATAGTTGGCGGCGGCCAGTCCGGCCTCGCCGCCGCCCGGGCGGGCCGTGATCGCGGCTGGGAGCCGATCGTGCTGGAGGCTGGGCCGGAGCCGATCGGGTCCTGGCCCGACTACTACGACAGCCTCCGTCTATTCTCCCCACGCCAGTTCAGCAGCTTTCCTGGCTACGACTTCCCAGGTCCCGCAGACAGCTATCCCGCGCGGGATGAGGTGGTGGACTACGTGCGCGGGTATGCCTCCTGGCTCGGCGTTGACATCCGGACCAGGTCCCGCGTCACCAACGTCACCTCGGACCGTGCTGGGGGCTTCACGGCGCACCTGGCCGACGGAGCCGCCGTCTCCGGCGATGTGCTGATCGCCGCGAGCGGATCGTTTGGCAACCCTTATATTCCGCCGGTCGCCGGCGGTGAGGAGTTCGGCGGCCAGGTGTTGCCTGTGGCCGAGTACCGGTCGCCGGAGTCGTTCGCCGGGAAGCGGGTGGTGGTGGTTGGCGCGGGGAACTCCGCGGTCCAGGTCGGCCACGAGCTCGCCCAGGTAGCCGAGGTCTCGCTGGCGGTGCGGGATCGGGTGCGGCTGGTCTCCCAGCTGGTCGCGGGGCGCGATCTGCACTGGTGGTTGCGGCTGACCCGGGCCGATCTGCTGCCGCCGTGGGCGCTCGACCGGTTCGTGACCGGTACACCGGTGATCGACGCCGGCCGCTATCAGCAGGCTCTGCACTGCGGGCAGCTGGATCAGCGGCGGATGTTCACCGCATTCACCCGCGACGGTGTGGTCTGGCCCGACGGCACCCCGGAGCGGGTCGATGCGGTGATCTTCGCGACCGGGTATCGCCCCCATCTGCCCTACCTCGGTTCGCTCGGCGCACTCGATACCGACGGCGCACCGCGGCACCGGCACGGCATCTCGACGTCTGCGCCCGGGCTGGGGTTCCTCGGGTTGGAGTTCCAGCGGACGTTCTCCTCGAACACGTTGCGCGGCGTGCACCGCGACGCCGGCTTCGTGGTCGGCGCACTCGCTCATCAGCGGCGAAAGGTGGCCGTTGGCTAGCACGCAGCAACAACGCGCCAGCGTGCAGCCTGGCGGGCTGCGCCCGCGGCTGGCGGTGGTGTTGGCGGCG is a genomic window of Ruania zhangjianzhongii containing:
- a CDS encoding NAD(P)-binding domain-containing protein, giving the protein MELPVVVIGAGPQGLAAGAHLLERGIEPAIFEAGRRAGAAVSEWGHVRLFSTWSELIDAASERLLAAAGWRRPDEGYPTGAAWVEDYLTPLADLLGDRVSLGARVVGVARNRRDLSVDAGRDEAPFVVHVRHTDGREERIEARAVIDASGTWTSPAPAGADGLPALGETAAATAGLVSAGIPDAGEAEALAGAHVVVVGAGHSAATAVIALAQVAKTQPAMRLSWVLRRGQVGQAFGGGDADELPERGALGLRAKQAVADGLVELVTGFRTERIDSDSGRAVLVSEDGRELAPADRVFVLTGFRPDLSFLSEVRLDLDVRLQAPSRLAVEVDPNVHSCGSVRATGAAELAHPEVGFFIVGAKSYGRAPTFLALTGFEQVRSVVASLAGDHEAAVRVELDLPDTGVCGGSGVFDAPAEVDATGCCAPQPQLVQLGAREPV
- a CDS encoding flavin-containing monooxygenase, whose product is MKRARLVIVGGGQSGLAAARAGRDRGWEPIVLEAGPEPIGSWPDYYDSLRLFSPRQFSSFPGYDFPGPADSYPARDEVVDYVRGYASWLGVDIRTRSRVTNVTSDRAGGFTAHLADGAAVSGDVLIAASGSFGNPYIPPVAGGEEFGGQVLPVAEYRSPESFAGKRVVVVGAGNSAVQVGHELAQVAEVSLAVRDRVRLVSQLVAGRDLHWWLRLTRADLLPPWALDRFVTGTPVIDAGRYQQALHCGQLDQRRMFTAFTRDGVVWPDGTPERVDAVIFATGYRPHLPYLGSLGALDTDGAPRHRHGISTSAPGLGFLGLEFQRTFSSNTLRGVHRDAGFVVGALAHQRRKVAVG